In Aeromicrobium wangtongii, the DNA window GGAGGCAGGAGACTTGTCGATCAGCAGGATCGAGTGCCCGTTGCCGATGAGCTCCTGGGCGACAGAACGCCCCACCGCGCCGGCGCCGGCGATCACGACACGCATCAGCTGTCCTCCGGTCCGGCCTCGATGGCCGCATGTGAGCTCTTGGCGGTCGACTCCAGCAGGAACAGGCTGAGGTAGTCGCCTTCCTGGATCACGGTGTCGGGTCGGGCGATGACGCCCGTGCCGAGTCGGCGGATGAAGGCGACCCGTACGTCGGCGGCCATCTCGAGGTCGGCGACGCGGTGACCGATCCACGAGAACGGTGCGTAGACCTGGTCGAGGCGGACCTGGCCGGTCTGGTCGCGCCAAGCGGGCTCGGCGTCCTCCGGCACCAGGCGCCGCAGCACCTGGTCGGCGGCCCACGGCACCGTGGCGACGGTGGGCACACCGAGCCGCTCGTAGACCTC includes these proteins:
- a CDS encoding potassium channel family protein is translated as MHIVIMGCGRVGSTLSRSLEQRGHTTAVIDSNPDAFRRLGPGFTGITVTGMGFDREVLIKAGIETADAFAAVSSGDNSNIISARVAREQFKVENVVARIYDPGRAEVYERLGVPTVATVPWAADQVLRRLVPEDAEPAWRDQTGQVRLDQVYAPFSWIGHRVADLEMAADVRVAFIRRLGTGVIARPDTVIQEGDYLSLFLLESTAKSSHAAIEAGPEDS